From Mannheimia pernigra, one genomic window encodes:
- the narQ gene encoding nitrate/nitrite two-component system sensor histidine kinase NarQ has product MIKPKDSIGRRIGIYFLIMIVFASIISTISLGIMWSNKSDASLINVSGSLRMQTYRLLSEMDTKQDVLPERLLEYHRTLHSTELSSLKQSFLLPDNVIQSYQQLLKEWYAMQSYVNQNDRVSYAVHIDEYVKQVDDFVLRLQEFAELKLKIATGVIAIAMLLIIALAYIGVWYTRKSIITPLKQLVKASWQIQNKDFDHIKLAVNELNELGILSSTFTAMSSELLKLYTSLEDKVQDKTRRLLAVNRSLLVLYQCSQLLTTKPISKAVLDQVVKTVFDNEHLLGIELQVYGADDWNVKIGGSQKVEWQVCEIAIKNEKIGILRWQPSLACPDERLIQNVSEMIGNSLYVVQMQKQQQQLVLMEERAIIARELHDSLAQSLTFFKIQVSLLKLAKTDEKRNEILVKFESALNDAYSQLRELLSTFRLTIQEANLQQALEKIVESLRPKTSAQIRLSCKLPSHMFNAQQQVHVLQIVREAVINAIKHADATEISVIAESNDDGEPCLIIQNNGKSLPEKTQIEGHYGLTIMQERAAELKAEFSIQNLEDGGVKVQILLPNMISKR; this is encoded by the coding sequence ATGATTAAACCGAAAGACTCAATTGGGCGACGTATTGGCATTTATTTTCTGATAATGATCGTATTTGCCTCTATTATTAGTACGATTTCGCTGGGTATTATGTGGAGTAATAAATCGGATGCGAGCCTGATTAATGTATCTGGCTCGCTTCGAATGCAAACTTATCGTTTATTATCTGAAATGGATACCAAGCAAGACGTGCTACCTGAGCGTTTATTAGAGTACCATCGTACTTTGCATTCTACTGAATTGAGCTCGCTGAAACAGAGCTTTTTATTGCCTGATAACGTAATCCAAAGTTATCAGCAATTATTAAAAGAGTGGTATGCAATGCAATCTTATGTAAATCAAAATGATCGAGTGAGCTACGCGGTTCATATTGATGAATACGTTAAACAAGTTGATGATTTTGTACTCCGTTTACAAGAGTTTGCGGAACTTAAATTAAAAATTGCTACAGGCGTGATTGCAATAGCAATGCTACTGATTATCGCCCTTGCTTATATTGGCGTGTGGTACACTCGTAAAAGTATCATCACACCGCTTAAACAATTAGTAAAAGCGAGTTGGCAAATTCAAAATAAGGATTTTGACCACATAAAATTGGCAGTCAATGAGCTTAACGAATTAGGCATACTTTCTTCCACTTTTACTGCAATGTCGAGTGAATTGTTAAAACTATACACTTCACTAGAAGATAAGGTGCAGGACAAAACTCGCCGTTTACTTGCTGTAAATCGTTCGCTATTGGTACTGTATCAATGCTCCCAGTTATTAACAACAAAGCCGATTAGTAAAGCGGTGCTAGATCAAGTGGTGAAAACAGTGTTTGATAATGAACATCTACTAGGCATTGAGTTACAAGTGTATGGAGCAGATGATTGGAATGTGAAGATTGGCGGCAGTCAGAAGGTTGAGTGGCAGGTATGTGAAATTGCGATTAAAAATGAAAAAATTGGCATTTTACGCTGGCAGCCATCACTTGCTTGCCCCGATGAGCGATTGATCCAAAACGTTTCAGAGATGATTGGAAATAGCCTTTATGTCGTACAAATGCAAAAACAACAGCAGCAACTAGTACTAATGGAGGAGCGGGCGATTATTGCCCGTGAATTACATGATTCCTTAGCCCAATCGCTGACTTTTTTTAAAATTCAAGTAAGCTTACTTAAATTAGCAAAAACCGATGAAAAACGTAATGAAATATTAGTAAAATTTGAAAGTGCATTAAATGATGCTTATAGCCAGCTTAGAGAACTGCTTTCAACCTTTAGATTGACTATTCAAGAGGCAAATTTACAACAAGCGTTAGAAAAAATTGTCGAAAGCTTAAGACCGAAAACGTCTGCCCAAATTCGCTTAAGCTGTAAATTACCATCGCATATGTTTAATGCCCAGCAGCAAGTTCACGTATTGCAAATTGTGCGGGAAGCGGTAATTAATGCGATTAAACACGCTGATGCTACTGAAATTAGTGTCATTGCTGAATCGAATGATGATGGTGAGCCTTGTCTGATTATTCAAAATAATGGTAAAAGCTTACCTGAAAAGACGCAGATTGAAGGTCATTATGGATTAACTATTATGCAGGAACGAGCTGCTGAATTGAAGGCCGAGTTTTCCATTCAAAATCTAGAAGATGGAGGTGTGAAAGTGCAAATCTTACTACCGAATATGATAAGCAAGCGGTGA
- a CDS encoding GNAT family N-acetyltransferase, with translation MQIRKAIEADFEIILDIYNQAIPTWQITADLVFATTENRRKWFDFHLQSKQYPIWVVEDETGVAGWFSFSPFYERSAFVHTSEISIYLDEKSKGKGYGSKIIEFMQAEMLNHNIHTLMAYVFELNTVSQNLMKKYGFEQWGCFPNIANMGKDEQGNDKWRTLLMMSYQKGIV, from the coding sequence ATGCAGATCCGAAAAGCAATAGAAGCGGATTTTGAAATTATCTTAGATATCTACAATCAGGCGATTCCAACCTGGCAAATTACTGCAGATTTAGTGTTTGCGACTACGGAAAATCGCCGAAAATGGTTTGATTTTCATCTTCAAAGCAAGCAATACCCGATTTGGGTTGTAGAAGATGAAACAGGTGTGGCTGGCTGGTTTAGTTTTTCTCCATTTTACGAGAGGTCTGCTTTTGTGCATACTTCCGAAATCAGTATCTATTTAGATGAAAAATCAAAAGGTAAAGGTTATGGCTCAAAAATTATTGAGTTTATGCAGGCAGAAATGCTAAATCATAATATTCATACTTTAATGGCGTATGTGTTTGAACTGAATACAGTTAGCCAAAATCTAATGAAAAAATATGGTTTTGAACAGTGGGGATGCTTTCCAAATATTGCCAATATGGGGAAAGATGAGCAGGGTAATGATAAATGGCGAACTTTACTGATGATGTCTTACCAAAAAGGGATTGTATAG
- the rdgB gene encoding RdgB/HAM1 family non-canonical purine NTP pyrophosphatase gives MEKIKVVLATSNLGKVKEMADVLAEFGFEVIAQSEFGIETPEETGLTFVENALIKARFASKITGLPAIADDSGLSVEALDGEPGLYSSRYAGEQATDADNRKKLLTVMSDKDNRLAKFVSCIVFLKHETDPTPYIALGECVGEILTEERGKNGFGYDSLFFFPPKNRSFAELETQEKKAISHRAIALAHLQQQLRGNK, from the coding sequence ATGGAAAAAATAAAAGTTGTACTTGCTACTAGCAATTTAGGTAAAGTCAAAGAGATGGCGGACGTGTTAGCTGAATTTGGTTTTGAGGTGATCGCACAAAGTGAATTTGGTATTGAAACGCCTGAAGAAACGGGATTAACTTTTGTCGAAAATGCGTTAATTAAAGCCAGATTTGCCTCTAAAATCACAGGGCTTCCAGCAATTGCAGATGATTCAGGTTTATCAGTGGAAGCATTAGATGGTGAGCCTGGTTTATATTCTTCTCGCTATGCTGGCGAGCAAGCAACTGATGCGGATAATCGTAAAAAATTATTAACAGTGATGTCGGATAAGGACAATCGCTTAGCGAAATTTGTGAGCTGTATTGTATTTTTAAAACATGAAACTGATCCAACGCCTTACATTGCATTGGGTGAATGTGTTGGAGAAATTTTAACAGAGGAAAGAGGTAAGAATGGGTTTGGTTATGATTCACTCTTTTTCTTTCCGCCTAAAAATCGGAGCTTTGCGGAATTAGAAACTCAAGAGAAAAAAGCAATTTCACATCGTGCTATTGCTTTAGCGCATTTACAACAGCAATTAAGAGGAAATAAATAA
- a CDS encoding YbjQ family protein, with protein MIITTTPTIEGKQIIEYKGLVFGEVVSGANFIRDFLAGITDIIGGRAGAYESKLNSSRQQALAELEKEAKKVGANAVVGVSMEYQSMGGDKGMFIVVATGTAVVLR; from the coding sequence ATGATCATTACAACAACGCCAACTATTGAAGGTAAGCAAATCATTGAATATAAAGGCTTAGTATTTGGTGAGGTAGTATCTGGTGCGAATTTTATTCGTGATTTTTTAGCCGGTATTACCGATATTATTGGTGGACGTGCAGGTGCTTATGAAAGCAAATTGAATAGTTCGCGTCAGCAGGCATTAGCCGAGTTAGAAAAAGAAGCAAAGAAAGTAGGGGCGAATGCCGTGGTTGGTGTTTCAATGGAATACCAATCTATGGGCGGTGATAAAGGTATGTTCATCGTGGTAGCAACAGGTACTGCGGTTGTGCTTCGCTAG
- a CDS encoding YcgN family cysteine cluster protein, whose product MSSHQQTLTPYFWQEKSLLEMNEAEWEALCDGCGKCCYRKYIQGRGKREQLYYTSVACNLLDVNTGRCTNYSNRFIIESDCTKLTKKNLPDFGWLPKTCAYRLLYEGKPLYDWHPLISKDPNSVKNAGILIANGIHEKEVIDWFEFVIDEV is encoded by the coding sequence ATGTCATCTCATCAACAAACATTAACACCTTATTTCTGGCAAGAAAAATCACTACTGGAGATGAATGAGGCAGAGTGGGAAGCACTGTGCGATGGGTGTGGTAAATGTTGCTATCGTAAATATATTCAAGGTCGGGGTAAACGAGAGCAACTTTATTACACATCGGTAGCCTGTAATTTATTAGATGTAAATACAGGACGCTGCACGAATTACTCAAATCGTTTCATCATTGAGTCTGATTGTACCAAGTTGACCAAAAAGAATTTACCTGATTTTGGCTGGTTGCCGAAAACTTGTGCCTATCGCTTATTATATGAAGGGAAGCCTTTGTATGATTGGCATCCGCTGATCTCAAAAGATCCTAATTCGGTAAAAAATGCAGGTATATTAATTGCTAATGGCATTCACGAAAAAGAGGTAATTGATTGGTTTGAATTTGTGATTGATGAGGTTTGA
- the lpcA gene encoding D-sedoheptulose 7-phosphate isomerase: MYLEQIKAELQEAADVLDKFMLDENNIKLIEEAALLIANSFKQGGKVISCGNGGSHCDAMHFAEELTGRYRENRPGYPAIAISDVSHLSCVSNDFGYEFVFSRYLEAVGQTGDVLFGLSTSGNSKNVLNAIKVAKEKGIKVIAMTGKDGGQMEGLADVEIRVPHFRYADRIQEIHIKVIHILMMLIEFEMAKAE, encoded by the coding sequence ATGTATTTAGAACAAATTAAAGCAGAGCTTCAAGAAGCAGCCGATGTGTTAGACAAATTTATGCTTGATGAAAACAACATTAAGCTCATTGAAGAAGCAGCTTTACTGATTGCTAATAGTTTTAAACAAGGCGGAAAAGTAATTTCTTGCGGTAACGGGGGCTCTCACTGTGATGCTATGCACTTTGCCGAAGAATTAACAGGTCGTTATCGTGAAAATCGCCCTGGCTATCCTGCAATTGCGATTTCTGATGTAAGCCATTTAAGCTGTGTCAGTAACGACTTTGGTTATGAGTTTGTGTTCTCTCGCTATTTGGAAGCCGTTGGGCAAACAGGCGATGTGTTATTTGGGTTATCAACTTCAGGCAACTCTAAAAATGTATTAAATGCAATTAAAGTAGCCAAAGAGAAAGGAATCAAGGTTATTGCGATGACAGGCAAAGATGGCGGTCAAATGGAGGGGCTCGCCGACGTGGAAATTCGCGTACCTCATTTCCGTTATGCCGATCGCATTCAAGAAATCCATATTAAAGTCATTCATATTTTAATGATGCTCATTGAATTTGAAATGGCAAAAGCTGAATAA
- a CDS encoding sigma 54-interacting transcriptional regulator encodes MTAQLECFEKIIGKSIKIKEVISQAQKFANLNAPLLIQGETGTGKDLFAKACHHFSTRRTQKFIAVNCAGLPEEEAETEMFGHRGGDSDSIGFFEYAHGGTVLLDSISELSLEMQAKLLRFLNDGSFRRVGEDQEVNVDVRVICTSQKPLSQLVLAGKVREDLYHRLNVLTLNLPPLRERKEDIPLLADYFITQESKRLGVSKLEYDNAFLQALQCYHWPGNLREFYNAIYRACTLAQGYQLAVKDLNLPDDKVEENEVSLENATLEEMMGQYEAHLLQKFYLAYPSTRKLAKRLGLSHTAVANKLRQYGLTKNGNVKDE; translated from the coding sequence ATGACAGCCCAGCTAGAATGCTTTGAGAAGATTATTGGGAAATCAATAAAAATTAAAGAAGTGATTTCTCAAGCTCAGAAATTTGCCAATCTTAATGCACCATTACTTATTCAAGGTGAAACGGGTACAGGAAAAGATCTATTTGCGAAAGCTTGTCATCATTTTAGCACGCGTAGAACGCAAAAATTTATTGCGGTAAATTGTGCAGGGCTGCCCGAAGAAGAAGCAGAAACGGAGATGTTTGGGCATCGTGGTGGTGATTCTGATTCAATTGGTTTTTTTGAATATGCTCACGGCGGTACAGTGCTGCTTGATTCTATTTCGGAATTATCCCTTGAAATGCAGGCAAAATTACTCCGTTTTTTAAATGATGGTTCGTTTAGACGAGTAGGAGAAGATCAGGAAGTCAATGTTGATGTGAGAGTGATTTGTACCTCGCAAAAGCCGTTATCTCAGCTTGTTTTAGCTGGTAAAGTTAGGGAAGATCTCTATCATAGATTAAACGTCTTAACACTAAATTTACCACCGCTGCGTGAGCGTAAAGAAGATATTCCTTTATTAGCCGATTATTTTATTACTCAAGAGAGCAAACGGCTTGGCGTGAGTAAATTAGAATATGATAATGCTTTCTTGCAAGCGTTACAGTGTTATCACTGGCCGGGTAATTTGCGTGAATTTTATAATGCTATTTACCGAGCTTGTACACTTGCACAGGGTTATCAATTAGCGGTAAAAGATTTAAATTTGCCTGATGATAAGGTAGAAGAAAATGAAGTCTCTCTTGAAAATGCAACCCTTGAAGAAATGATGGGACAATATGAGGCACATTTGCTGCAAAAATTCTATTTAGCGTACCCAAGCACACGAAAATTAGCGAAACGCCTAGGGCTTTCACATACAGCGGTCGCTAATAAATTGCGTCAGTATGGCTTAACCAAAAACGGAAATGTTAAAGATGAATAA
- a CDS encoding ABC transporter substrate-binding protein, whose translation MLKMNKLAVIFSMIFASLCLNSNAYAAPSIPKELQANSLVYCTTSSGLSFNPQKSDVSSNMNVVTEQIYDKLFEFNSKKNRLEAALAESYSISDDGLIITLHLRKNVAFHTTKWFTPTRTLNAEDVVFSLNRMIGKEGDLPEVEIVTERALNHQRQSYVYQKATSQIYFPYFESVDLVNKIAHISSPSNHIVQIALTKPDSSLLAHLASQYAVILSKEYALQLNADENLVQLDLLPVGTGVYQLDSYENNNYVRLKPNPNYWGKKAYIENMIVDFSTEATGRMAKFLNNECDVVAFPEPSQRVVLTDQQLIENKGANLVYLAFNMQKEIGKNLALRQQIAASINRQRIAEKLFYNMGEVADNVLPTALWAEKNKESYSYDALKHSEQAVKKGKNFANIDRLILWVIDEKRVYNPHPIKMAEMIRSDLAAKHLAVDIRKVSRAYLVQQLENKTADYDLILGGWLANNLDPNHFLEALLSCKTAETVTNLSNWCNEDFNFWLETARLSNDSASSNLLYEFAQNLLEEQLPILPLVNANRVLVIKNGIQQAEISPLGQVKLSELRLSSENRKGN comes from the coding sequence ATGTTAAAGATGAATAAACTAGCGGTCATTTTTTCAATGATTTTTGCAAGTCTCTGTCTAAATTCAAATGCTTATGCTGCACCGAGCATTCCTAAAGAATTGCAGGCAAATAGTTTGGTTTATTGCACGACTTCGTCGGGGCTGTCATTTAACCCACAAAAATCAGATGTAAGCTCAAATATGAACGTGGTGACCGAACAGATCTACGATAAATTATTTGAATTTAATTCAAAGAAAAATCGCCTTGAGGCAGCATTAGCCGAGAGTTATTCAATTAGTGATGATGGATTAATCATCACTTTGCATTTAAGAAAAAATGTGGCTTTTCATACGACTAAATGGTTTACTCCTACGCGTACGTTAAATGCAGAAGACGTTGTTTTCTCGCTTAATAGAATGATTGGGAAAGAAGGGGATCTACCTGAAGTGGAGATTGTGACAGAGCGTGCATTGAATCATCAACGCCAAAGCTATGTTTACCAAAAAGCAACAAGTCAAATTTATTTTCCTTATTTTGAGAGTGTGGATTTAGTGAATAAAATTGCTCATATCAGCTCGCCTTCAAATCATATTGTGCAGATAGCATTAACTAAGCCAGATTCTTCGTTATTAGCTCATTTAGCCAGCCAATATGCGGTCATTTTGTCTAAAGAATATGCACTACAGCTTAATGCAGATGAAAATTTGGTTCAGCTCGATCTTTTGCCTGTTGGAACAGGTGTTTATCAACTCGACAGTTACGAAAATAATAACTATGTTAGATTAAAACCGAATCCTAATTATTGGGGCAAGAAAGCCTATATTGAAAATATGATTGTTGATTTTTCCACCGAAGCGACGGGAAGAATGGCTAAATTTTTAAATAATGAGTGTGATGTGGTGGCTTTTCCAGAGCCAAGCCAACGCGTGGTTTTAACTGACCAGCAGCTGATTGAGAATAAAGGGGCAAATTTAGTTTATTTAGCCTTTAATATGCAAAAAGAAATTGGGAAAAATCTTGCACTACGCCAACAGATTGCCGCTAGTATCAATCGACAACGAATTGCTGAGAAATTATTTTATAATATGGGTGAAGTGGCTGATAATGTATTGCCCACCGCTTTATGGGCAGAAAAGAATAAAGAGAGCTATTCTTATGATGCTTTAAAGCACAGTGAACAAGCGGTCAAAAAAGGTAAAAATTTTGCAAATATAGACCGCTTGATCTTGTGGGTCATTGATGAAAAACGAGTGTATAATCCACACCCAATTAAAATGGCAGAGATGATTCGATCAGATTTAGCCGCTAAACATTTAGCGGTAGATATTCGCAAAGTCAGCCGTGCGTATTTAGTGCAACAGCTTGAAAATAAAACAGCCGATTATGATTTAATTTTAGGCGGCTGGCTGGCAAATAATCTAGATCCGAATCATTTTCTAGAAGCATTATTAAGTTGTAAAACAGCAGAGACGGTAACTAATTTATCGAATTGGTGTAATGAAGACTTTAATTTCTGGCTAGAGACTGCTCGCTTAAGTAATGATTCAGCATCATCTAACTTATTGTATGAATTTGCACAAAATTTATTAGAAGAACAGTTGCCAATTTTGCCATTAGTTAATGCAAATCGTGTATTAGTGATAAAAAATGGTATTCAACAGGCGGAAATTTCGCCTTTGGGGCAGGTTAAATTATCTGAACTGCGTTTAAGTTCGGAGAATAGAAAAGGGAATTAA
- a CDS encoding ABC transporter permease: protein MLIAFIRKIFLTLITLIFLSIISFHILLRDPLNHLTDLNWFDAYFNYLKLLLRGDFGISFNNGQPLSEQILQVFPATITLCLSALILSLIVGIPLGFFAATQQKNMIGKMMSILGSLSLAVPVFWLALVLMYYASLNQWAISTMGEIHPIYSKQSVTGFLLLDIWLSDSPYKLKMLQNALHHLAMPTLVLAIPAILEIMYVTQARAAYVMKQNYIKIAKTRGWTPFKIWTTHILRNTLPSLVPMIARTFILIFAFGMLIENIFSWGGIGRWLINALAIQDYNAISSGVVAIGVFVLLVDMMTGLIRVILDPSDKKDWYGSY, encoded by the coding sequence ATGTTAATAGCCTTTATCCGAAAAATATTTCTTACATTGATTACACTGATTTTTTTATCCATTATCAGCTTTCATATTTTGCTTCGAGATCCGCTAAATCACCTAACAGATCTGAACTGGTTCGATGCTTATTTTAATTATCTAAAATTGTTACTGCGTGGCGATTTTGGCATTAGTTTTAATAATGGACAGCCATTGAGCGAGCAAATTTTACAAGTATTTCCTGCCACTATTACACTTTGTCTATCAGCGTTAATACTTTCGCTTATTGTTGGGATTCCACTTGGCTTTTTTGCCGCTACTCAGCAGAAAAATATGATAGGTAAAATGATGAGTATTTTAGGCTCTTTAAGTTTAGCCGTACCGGTATTTTGGCTTGCTTTAGTCTTGATGTATTATGCCTCGCTGAATCAATGGGCAATTTCTACAATGGGTGAAATCCATCCTATTTATTCTAAGCAAAGTGTAACAGGCTTTTTATTATTAGATATTTGGCTGTCGGATAGCCCTTATAAATTAAAAATGCTACAAAATGCATTACATCATTTAGCTATGCCAACGTTAGTGCTGGCAATTCCAGCAATCCTTGAAATTATGTATGTTACTCAAGCGAGAGCAGCTTATGTTATGAAGCAAAATTATATCAAAATTGCGAAAACACGAGGCTGGACACCATTTAAAATCTGGACAACGCATATTCTCCGTAATACTTTACCTTCCTTAGTGCCGATGATTGCCCGTACGTTTATTCTGATTTTTGCCTTCGGAATGTTAATTGAGAATATTTTCAGTTGGGGGGGGATTGGACGCTGGCTAATCAATGCATTGGCTATTCAAGATTACAATGCTATTTCATCTGGTGTTGTGGCTATTGGTGTGTTTGTTTTATTGGTAGATATGATGACAGGCCTTATTCGAGTGATATTAGACCCTTCAGATAAAAAGGATTGGTATGGCTCTTATTAA
- a CDS encoding ABC transporter permease subunit: MALIKEPEQFRETESFKKFWRYFHQDKVALGSFYLFGLLLTLVFFGSLLAPYNYNQQFVGLELMPPSWDDNGQISHFLGTDDLGRDILSRIMYGFYYTVGSALMITVLIAVIGGGIGILAGLKKGKSVWFISHLFDTFLFMPILLIAIIIATLMDASLMNAMLAIFLAMLPHFIHKIYHATEQQLKKEYIVTLRLDGATRWYLIKEVIIPNLTGVAMKALSHIFVIAVLDISALGFIMLGTQSPMPEWGIMIRESMDLIYVAPWTVILPGLAIIFSIFSITILGSRLTDIFEQYRNI, translated from the coding sequence ATGGCTCTTATTAAAGAACCCGAGCAATTTAGAGAAACGGAATCGTTTAAAAAGTTCTGGCGATATTTTCATCAAGATAAAGTGGCACTTGGCAGCTTTTATCTTTTTGGGTTATTACTCACGCTCGTTTTTTTTGGCAGTTTACTTGCTCCTTATAATTACAATCAGCAGTTTGTTGGTTTAGAATTAATGCCACCATCTTGGGACGATAACGGACAAATCAGCCATTTTCTGGGCACAGATGATTTAGGAAGAGATATTTTAAGCCGTATTATGTATGGTTTTTATTACACCGTTGGCTCAGCGTTAATGATTACGGTGCTAATTGCCGTAATTGGAGGAGGAATCGGTATATTAGCAGGCTTGAAAAAAGGTAAGTCCGTTTGGTTTATTAGCCATTTATTTGATACCTTTTTATTTATGCCCATTTTGCTGATTGCGATTATTATTGCAACCTTAATGGATGCAAGTTTAATGAATGCAATGCTCGCTATTTTCTTAGCTATGTTGCCTCATTTTATCCATAAAATTTATCATGCAACCGAACAGCAACTGAAAAAAGAGTACATTGTAACGCTTAGATTAGATGGTGCAACCCGTTGGTACTTAATTAAGGAAGTCATTATTCCAAATTTAACGGGGGTGGCAATGAAAGCACTTTCCCATATTTTTGTGATTGCTGTGCTAGATATTAGTGCATTAGGCTTTATTATGCTTGGTACGCAAAGCCCAATGCCAGAATGGGGCATAATGATTAGAGAATCGATGGATCTTATCTATGTTGCCCCTTGGACGGTTATTTTACCTGGCTTGGCTATTATTTTTAGCATTTTTAGCATCACAATACTGGGCTCCCGATTAACCGATATTTTTGAACAATACCGCAACATATAA
- a CDS encoding oligopeptide/dipeptide ABC transporter ATP-binding protein: MALLDIRHLSIEINTPKGRVKMVDNINLTVDAGEICGLVGESGSGKSLIAKVICGIVKDEWIVTADRFRFDDIELLKLSPTERRKLVGDHISMVFQDPLTSLDPSQRVGKQLMQAINSKGKWWRFGWKKKKVIELLHRVGVRDHNDIMNSYPSDITEGEAQKVMIAMAVANQPRLLVADEPTNVMESTTQLQIYRLLSSMNKNLGTSILLVSNDMKSIKNWVDSYNVLYCGQTVEIADKESILSSSYHPYTRVLLNSSPDFSQPLAFKSSLNTLRGSVPMLKEIPIGCRLGPRCPFAQKKCINKPPLVKVKQHEFACHFPINFREQNLLKNKRENTPFIVAELGEKL; this comes from the coding sequence ATGGCACTACTGGATATTCGCCATTTAAGTATTGAAATTAACACGCCAAAAGGGCGAGTCAAAATGGTAGATAATATTAATCTTACCGTCGATGCAGGAGAAATTTGCGGTTTGGTGGGAGAGTCAGGCTCTGGAAAAAGTCTGATTGCTAAAGTGATCTGCGGTATTGTTAAAGATGAATGGATTGTGACGGCGGACCGTTTTCGATTTGACGATATTGAATTACTTAAACTCTCGCCAACAGAGCGTCGAAAATTAGTTGGCGATCACATCTCAATGGTATTTCAAGATCCATTGACCAGCCTTGATCCCAGCCAACGAGTGGGTAAACAGCTTATGCAGGCGATTAACTCGAAAGGTAAATGGTGGCGATTTGGTTGGAAAAAGAAAAAAGTGATAGAGTTGCTGCACCGTGTTGGTGTGCGTGACCATAATGATATTATGAATAGTTATCCAAGCGATATTACCGAAGGGGAGGCCCAAAAAGTAATGATTGCAATGGCTGTGGCGAACCAGCCTCGCTTATTGGTTGCAGATGAGCCCACTAATGTGATGGAATCAACCACACAGCTACAAATTTACCGCTTGCTTTCCAGTATGAATAAAAACTTAGGAACCTCTATTTTATTGGTAAGCAATGATATGAAAAGTATTAAAAACTGGGTAGATTCTTACAATGTACTTTATTGTGGGCAAACGGTTGAAATTGCGGATAAAGAAAGTATTTTATCATCCTCCTATCACCCTTACACCAGAGTATTACTGAATAGTTCGCCTGATTTCTCTCAACCACTTGCATTTAAAAGTAGTTTAAATACCTTACGTGGTTCTGTCCCAATGTTGAAAGAAATACCAATTGGTTGTCGTTTAGGGCCTCGTTGTCCTTTTGCTCAGAAAAAATGTATAAATAAACCGCCTTTAGTGAAAGTGAAACAACATGAATTTGCGTGCCATTTTCCAATTAATTTTAGAGAACAAAATTTACTGAAAAATAAACGAGAAAACACGCCATTTATAGTCGCTGAGTTGGGTGAAAAACTTTAG
- a CDS encoding YceK/YidQ family lipoprotein, which produces MKLTDCKIIALLCLIFHLSACGTMISLAEKNYRVYAGVTNDFQAMQEGGVLAVLAVIDLPLSFVLDTLLLPVTLSQ; this is translated from the coding sequence ATGAAATTAACCGATTGTAAAATTATAGCACTACTCTGTTTAATATTTCATCTAAGTGCCTGTGGCACGATGATTAGCTTAGCTGAAAAAAATTACCGTGTGTATGCAGGTGTAACCAACGATTTCCAAGCTATGCAAGAAGGAGGTGTTTTAGCTGTACTCGCTGTGATTGATTTACCACTGAGCTTTGTATTAGATACACTGCTACTACCTGTAACATTAAGTCAATAA